One Triticum dicoccoides isolate Atlit2015 ecotype Zavitan chromosome 5B, WEW_v2.0, whole genome shotgun sequence genomic window carries:
- the LOC119305296 gene encoding NADH-ubiquinone oxidoreductase chain 3-like: MSEFAPICIYLVISPLVSLIPLGVPFPFASNSSTYPEKLSAYECGSDPSGDARSRFDIRFYLVPILFIIPDPEVTFSFPWAVPPNKIDLFGSWSMMAFLLILTIGSLYEWKRGALDRE, translated from the coding sequence ATGTCGGAATTTGCACCTATTTGTATCTATTTAGTGATCAGTCCGCTAGTTTCTTTGATTCCACTCGGTGTTCCTTTTCCATTTGCTTCAAATAGTTCAACCTATCCAGAAAAATTGTCGGCCTACGAATGTGGTTCCGATCCCTCCGGTGATGCCAGAAGTCGTTTCGATATACGATTTTATCTGGTTCCTATTTTATTTATTATCCCTGATCCAGaagtcaccttttcttttccttgggCAGTACCTCCTAACAAGATTGATCTGTTTGGATCTTGGTCCATGATGGCCTTTTTATTGATTTTGACGATTGGATCTCTCTATGAATGGAAAAGGGGTGCTTTGGATCGGGAGTAA
- the LOC119305295 gene encoding ribosomal protein S12, mitochondrial, protein MPTKNQLIRHGREEKRRTDRTRASDQCPQKQGVCLRVSTRTPKKPNSALRKIAKVRLSNRHDIFAHIPGEGHNSQEHSIVLVRGGRVKDSPGVKSHRIRGVKDLLGIPDRRKGRSKYGAERPKSK, encoded by the coding sequence ATGCCTACAAAAAATCAATTGATTCGTCATGGTAGAGAAGAAAAACGGCGCACGGACCGTACTCGAGCTTCAGATCAATGTCCCCAGAAGCAAGGAGTATGCCTGCGTGTTTCGACGAGAACACCGAAAAAACCTAATTCAGCTCTACGTAAGATAGCAAAAGTACGGTTGAGCAATCGACATGATATATTTGCTCACATTCCAGGCGAAGGTCATAATTCGCAGGAACATTCTATAGTCTTAGTCAGAGGAGGTAGAGTGAAAGATTCGCCAGGTGTGAAATCCCATCGTATTCGAGGAGTCAAGGATTTGCTGGGAATTCCGGATCGTAGAAAGGGAAGATCTAAATATGGTGCAGAAAGACCTAAATCGAAATGA